The Cryptomeria japonica chromosome 9, Sugi_1.0, whole genome shotgun sequence DNA segment CTAATATTTTTTCATAGGGGGAGTAGGGCAACCATCCCCCATGTCCGTTTTCTAGTCGACATCATTATAATTGTGGGTTTCTGACTCCACATTCTTTGAAATAGAAATGAGGGGGGAATTAGGCTTGACAGAGATGGCTTTAAAGTGTTCATAAATAAGAACCAAAAGAACCTCATGAAGGATAGGGTTAGCACTAGGATTCTCTCTGTGATAAAAAATGCTAGCATTGAGGAATGACAaaagatagaaaggaaaagaaaccctaacctggtgTCTGAAGTGattaaacaaaacaaaatgatGCTCGAAGACCCGCGAGTACCGACCATCCATGGTGATGTATTCCATTAACACTGTAAGAACCTCTTTCCAAATTGGTTTAATGGTGTCCACATTGTAGTAACTTTTATTTTTCCTGACCAATAATTTCCTTTCTTTGTCATTTTTGGAGAAATTCTTCACCGCTGGGCTCAAATATTTTATATCTCTGTAAAATTTGAGACCCTTAGCAGGGAGGCCAGTAATCTTTGTAATTAGGTTCTCGTCCACCACCATAGCCCTTCCAAAGAGGGTTAATTTTCCATCGTTCCATCCTCTGGCAAAAATCCTAGACACTTTAGGGTCCTATCCATGGAATTTTTCAATATAGGACGTCAGCTCCCCCTTTTCCAGAATTCTCCAGATGGTTTGGTCGACCCTTAGGCCTTCACAATCCACATGCTCTACACGGTGCCTATCACCACCCATTTTAGCATTCGCAGAATTATTAGGTTTAGAGTGGTTAAGAATAATTTGTAGGCAGGTTAAAAGAAAGAAGAGCTCACTAAAGACCCAGAAAGCGTGCGAGCAATAATGAAGCAATCCACCTCTAACCTCGCCATGATATTGGTCATGAATAGTAATAATTATTTTACCCATCATTTAAAATAGCAATTTGATGAAAAGCCACCTCATATCCCATGTGATCTATTGTATCAAAGGAGAGATCTGACATTGTCCTCTAGGCCATCCTCTAAATTCCATGTCATCCTCCCCTTAGCAATCATACttttgttggcaaaaaaatctGTCACTGTGTTAGCTTCCCTGTAAGCATGGgagataaaacatttatcaaaggaGAGGATTATCTCTTTCGATAAGTCAATCCAATTGTTGATGGTTTGTGAAGCCTTATTGGTCCCCTTAAGACATTGAATGATATTGTTTGAATCCCCTTTGATCCATACTTTTTTACCTTTAATTTGTTGGGCAAGAAACAAGGTCTAATAGGCCCAAATGGCTTCAACAAGGTGGTTGGTCTGGTTGCCCAAGGGGAACGCCACCAGTGCTAAGAATCTTCCATTCTCAtcccttatcactcccccacacctagcTGGCCCTGAATTTCCTTTGGCTGCCTCGTCAAAGTTAATTTTAATCCATCCCTCAGGGGGACAACACTAGAACATGCCCTCCCTAAACTTTTTAGCAGGCTTAGTGGCTTTAGAGATATCAAGTTTTAATTGCCATTTTATAGATATCTCATAGTCGTAGGCTTGCATGTTTCTCCTCCTTCTTAAGATGATCATCTaagacattcatattctctccaatggCCCTTAGGATCTTTCTAAAAATAATATCAGCTACAAGAGAAACATCCCTGAAAATtctgttatttttttctttccatattcCCCATGCCAcatgaggaaacacaaatgatCATAATAATTGAATAATCTAGTTGGCCGAGGGTGAATTCCATTGGCAGTAAAAGTCATGAATAGAATTGGAGAAGACCCAAGATAAATTCTACCTCTTTAGAACCTGATCCCAAATATCATGAGCATAGGAGAAATGAAGAAAAATGTGAGAGGAGGACTCTGCCTCAGCCATACAAAGAAAACACTTGTTAGGCAAAGAGAAGCCTCTTTTACACAGATTGTCCACATTCAACAATTTATTTTGTAGAAGAATCCAAAAAAATATGTTAATCTTAGGAATAAGATTAGACACCCATGCCTTAGCCCATAAATGAGGGGGGGAATTAGACTAAGACAAGAGAGAGACAACCGAGGAAACAAAATAAGTCCCAGAAGGAGTCGAACTCCAGACAAGACAATCTTCTCCACCAGAAAGATTCAAGGCAATAGAATTGAGGGCCAATTGGATGGGCTAGAGAGAATCATTGACAAGACCAAGATTCACCCATTGTCCTTCCTTCCAATAATCACCAACAAAGTGACCAAATCTATTCTTATAGTCTTCCATAAAAGGAAGGAAAGAGTGAACATTGTCGAGGGGCTCTTGAAAAAGCCAATTATCTTCCCAAAACAAGGTCTTACTACCATCCCCTATTCTCTAGCTAGCACCCCTCACAACCACCTCCCTGGCTTTGGTAACACATTTGATTTGATTGTTAATACTCATgatcaacactaacaactttaaagttACAACTGCTAATACTATACGATTAAAAATATTTGACATTAAATCTATCAATattgtcacaactatttaaacaCAGTCAAGTAATTAAATAGTCTCTCACATCTTATTTGTTACTACTTTTATAATGATAACTTTTGGTACAAGTTTTCTTGTATGaatattttttatgataatttTCTTTTAAAGATAAAATATCATAGGACCACTAATTCCGGAAAACTTCTAAAATTTGTGCATTAAATTCTAAACAAAATATACTAAGGGAAGATATAAAGTATGCAATTTTGAGTTACGATAGCTTTAGGTATAGTTTGAATCAGTCGTACATTTATAAAAACAAAATCAACTGTTACTCGTTTATAAGGATTTAGAAGAAAAACTCTTTAAagaaacataaataaattttaaaaatacataaaatagcATAGAACCACTATCTCAAACAAGCACAGTTTATTTATAAAACAGTCATCCGAAATGAAGCAAAAAGACCTATAATAACGTGGGTGATGGCCCGGTTTGCTTCAAAACATTTAACCAGTAACCAAAGCCATCGGAATCATCATTATTAGTCTGCAATTCTACATATTCAGGCAAATAGAGAATTGTGTCTGCACCATCCATGCTACTCAAGAAATCATCTTCTGCACAATCCGATGTGAAATAGTGAGCTTTTCCATTTGAGCTATGCTCCAACATTACTTCATATGTGCTTATTTCGGCTCCATAATCCTGCTTTTCAATAATAAATGTGTCATCTTCAATATCCGGTGGCTCATGCTGATTATACCCAAGTGGCTCATCAAAAGAATTTATAAAACTGGATTCAAGCCAATCTAAACTTGAACTTGAACTCCCATTTATAATAACCTCGCTCTCTAATCTATTTATAGATGGGAGGATTCCGCTTGACAGATTGTATGAATCATACGATGTGTCGGAAGAGTTAGATATTCTGCTGGTAGATTCAACCGAAGCTTTTTCTTGAATTAGACCTAAATTGCCCTTCTCCATTGATGGAATTTTATCACCGCACTCGGAGTAATCAAGCGAAAGCTGCTTTTTCAAGTGAGTATTCCACAGGTTCTTTATCTCATTATCTGTTCTTCCGGGCAGGCGCGAAGCAATGGCCGACCATCTGTATCATAACGCAATTCAATAACATCAGCCAATGATATGGTGGAACAAACACCAAATCAATAAGAAAAGAGTGAATAAATTTAATTAGATATATTTTTTACATCAAGTTAAATTATGATATTATTACAAGTATTCAATGTATAAAATTTGAGTTAAATTTATTGACTCATGTTTAATGGGTAGTAGTTCACAAATGATTTTTGATAAAAGGAAGTTTGTAGCACACTAAAGTCCATTTAAACAGAACTCCTGAAgtgttgtaaatggatatttaaGAAGCCTTCAACCCGTGACCCATCCTTTCTAGCTTATGGGGTTATCTGAAAATGATTTGTACAGTTAATTTATAAGAGAATGTTACAAGAGATAAATTAATTGTTCGACCAAATCTATTGGCACAGACCACAGCTGACCAAGAGCCAACTTCAGCCATCCTTGCGATTCATGTTGGGCTTCCACTCACTTGTCCTTCTTAAGTATTTCAGCTAATTCCCATCTACAGTATGCACCAAATTTATTAGGCCTTTGGCTATGTATTGATTGAATGGAAATGTAATCTCAGAGTCTTAACAAAGTTTCTTCTTTGTAATCATGTTTCTTTTCAATAAGAACATGAGAATAAAtaatggtacacttagcactcattgcatttaAGTGATGCTCACAAAAATGAAACTTTCCAGAAAGTCATCCATCTAAATACTAACTACTCCAATTCAAACACACATAATCATAAAATTTTTCTCCAAAATTAAACTCATTAACTTGCTACCCTATTGCTACCCTATTGCTGAAAAACTAAGTTAAATCCACTTTTTACCCTTTTTACTAAGCCTTCCTAATAACAATATCAGGATAATGAACAAACCTGTTGCCCAGAAGTTGATGAAGCTTAATAATAGTCTCTTCCTCTTCAGAACTGAAATTCCCACGTTTAATGTCTGGTCTGAGGTAATTAATCCACCGTAGGCGACAACTTTTCCCGCATCTCAAGAGTCCTGCCGCAACCAGGGGAGAATACTCATAAGTTATAGAAAGCGAAATGACAGACAAAAATGTGTACTGAAAAATAGTGTATATAGAATTGGAACCTGCTTTCTTAGGTAGTGCCCGCCAGTTCCCATGGCCATTTATGCAAATAAAATCAATGAGTATTTGATCTTCTTCAGGAGACCATGGACCTTTCTTTAGTCCTATTTTATCGCAGCAGGGAGCTCGGCCCATTCTTTTCTTTCACAACTCACACGCTTGATTCGAAGTTAGATGAGCACACAACTGTTTTATACTGTCAAAAGTGCTGGAAATCTTCTTGTAGTTGACAAGCGTAGTAAGAAACTTTCAAATTTGTCATTTATCACTGCATGCGAGCTGCTCTCATTGAATTTTTCTTTTCCCCCTTTTTCTAATAATTTAGACTGTAGGAATCTAGTAGTCTTATAAACTGCAGTGTATTGATAAAGTTTTTAATATGATCAGTGATGTTGGTTTATGTGGGATAAGAGTAGACTGAACCTAATAACTTTGTCTTATTACAAGATGCTCTTATCAATCGAATTAAGTCTTAAtctacaatatcaacaacaacgAAAACCAGTTTCTAAtggccagccttaaaccacacaccaATACTTTCTTatttctgatgatggatcatggagtttgatccgAAACGTCGAGCAAAAAAATTCACACAGTTGATTCCTGAAGCTATACATGTTAAGTCtaaagaatgttagtcaactcgagtgtttaacactttgaagcctagaagtgtattcttagtgtgaccacacctTAAACAAgatactaagccttaaaaaagtcaGTCAACTCTTAGTGTTTAATAGTTTTAAGCTTAAAAATATAAGCTTAATATGTGTGATTTAAACCATTCCACTTCAAATTTTATCGAATGTTTAAATTACATTACATTTGGACCAGTTTGATCTTATCGCCcaaattggttttaatatttatacTAATACTAAAATATTATTTGCAATCAACCATGTTAAAAGAATGGAAGCTTGGACACTTCAGAGTTCTTTGACTGCGCTCCATTCTCCCTCTCCTGTCACTGTCAAACTGAAAACCAGGAGAAAGATTGCATGGTCTTGGAAAATTAAAGTTTCCTCTTTAATTTCATATTTTTGGATTTGACTGCaattaacaatttttttatatatgacGTGTCTGGATTTTGTTTTCATAGAATGTACGTAGGCACATGTGTCATGCTGCAGGTGCCAACCAGAGATTGATCATCTCTATGCAATATTGAAAGGAAGGTAGTTGACATTTGATTGTGATTGCTGTTTATAGTAATGGAGAACGCGTAAAGTTGGCCATGTCAAACCAGGTAAAGAAGAGAAACATTGTTTTCACAGTAGAGGAAACTTCTTATGCTATGAATTTAGTGTTGAAACAGCTAAGGTGGTGACGTATTTTGAAAAAAGGAACTTTACAAATACGTATCCATTAGTTTGAAACTCTCACTATTAAGATTCGTGTGCCTATATTAAATAaagattttgttgtattttgatttttaattaattaatatatacggTCAAATGTATAGTCATAGTTGGATAGACAATAAGTTATAGATAATATATTTGACTTTGTTTATAATTAATTGAATATAAaatttctattgtattttgattatttattaatggatttttattttcaattaacatATAAATATGGTCAAATATAAAGTCCAATGACTTATAAGACAAGAGaagtaattttatattttatttttattaaaaatggtTGATAGTTGTTTGATTTTATTGACTAAAACTTATCTTTGACTAAGAAGTCCCTAGCCTTaccataaaataaaaatgaaaacatgGACCCCAACACCATGACAAACAAATAATTTGTCACTTGCATTTTTATATTAAACAAAACTATTAGCATGATTCAAGTATACTAATAAGAATCCTTAACAAAATTAATCTAGCTAAAATAAACCATAGTactccaatcaaaacaattcacaAGACaatcaaaacaactcataaacccACCGGAACAATCaatgcaattaaaaaaataaactaaCTTGTAAAATCattcttatttaaataattaaatatttcaaaccaATCCCTATAATCTAATATACCTACAATATGTACATAATTGAAATAACCAAATGCCATTTACCAATTCCCCATTTGACCAAGAATGGAAGCCAATGAAAGATACAATAATAATTTTATAGGTGAGAAAATAAGCTAAACACAAAGGGTGCACAATTCAAGAATTATTTCCATATCCATTAGATGAGTTCTTAGCATCAATTCTTTTCCATCTGCATTTTGAGAttctaaaatttgataaatataaggGAAAAAGGGACGATTAAAATAATGTTAGTAAATTTTAGCATGAGTATACACGAATTTTCTTAGATTGTTATCATGAATCTTTGGTAGAAAAAAATGTGAATAGTTTCTACACTTACTAAACAACAATATCACCATATTCAAAGACTTAGTTGAAAGAATTGTTGAACATTTTCATATACTATCAGACACAAACTcaccatgatggacctttgtaattTTAAATAACACAACGATGAaagcttcttttctttctttcaatagtggagatgatgaatactaagaggggggggtgaattagtataccaaaaaatactatacttaaacactttaatagtctagcagtaaaccggtaaaacagtttaacaaacaaaccggttaacacacatgcgaaccaaatagaaaataaggcattcacccatagaagcacaatcaccataacacaagagattttgacgtggaaacccaaatgggaaaaaccagggtgagatgaaactcacaagtaactatctgcagaatagtaaccagactggttaaggtcatacaatgttctttaccagaatagatcctgttaggaatctcaatctctgttaggataagtctgattaaagactaccttgtgagaggattttagatccacagatgtgaaccaccttgttagaggatttacaaaggcttttttgggcctacccggttaagggtttctgacttgtcaaagatgtgagtaatcaacaagtgaatgatctagaaaatggcacagtctgcttgattagatccattgtagctcatagctaatgcccttcagcattacttcagtcttcagtaaatccacactctgttgtagtacatagacttgatcttctcagttaagatcgcacatataaGAGCTTCGACGAacaccaaaacctaacagctacactcatacatacacatacaaaaccaaagacatgatgtccttaaaaggaatctgatttcatgtcggtccaataggattacattgcaagttcctaggttcattgtatctagacacatttggtaacacgacagaAAATCAACGTCAAAGTGtctgtggatggtaactcatcacaaaaatatactggctggtaactcatcacagagtattaccggtttatacaacttttccggttatcggttggtaactcagagtaataccagtttaacagattaccggttgacaaaaaatgaagactgggaaaaagataattgtcgcttctagctcctttgctccgctccgcttgagatccttaaactgcttgatctctctatgccgcttgggtctttatactgcttgagatcggtaaacactttctgcataacatcaatagtctaaatactacaacatgataccggtttggaacaattatcggttgagcataattcatacattcacaaagtgatctcatagcaagtgtgtgtccatcaatgacaatcacaacataatcatcaaaatgccaacaatctccccctttggcattgatgacaacacttaggaaaaaaaaatttgacatctaagtgttttacaacaaaattatgccataatcaaaattactccccctaagcatatacactatcccttttgcagaaaatacaatgtatactacttccttacagagataaacatgaaagtatgcatAACATGCATCAAactacagaatactactccccatcaaaattttaaaaatagaatactactccccctttgccaacaatgacaaagtacagctgaataacccctattccattagcattaaaaactgatttaaagagtttatgacaataaagagtgaaacttgtcaaaaactaatttaaagtcctgcataaatgtcttcatggataaaggccatgattcaagcaatgaggtagcaacctcattctccgtttGCATCTGATAGACTTGCTCTTCCATgccatccaaggtactcatctcttgagtgaccgttagggcatccagatttagatagcatttctgaagaatttgcagtcttggtagtaggaccagttgaagttcctgcaaattacatgtctggttgcttatctctgcctctattcttgtaGACTAGAGTTGAAACCGGTGATCGGTTtatccatatgtggagaaggaatcatatggcgtcttgaaggtgcttataaatgactgCATACTAGATTGCAGTTTGGATTTCTaagaaagcacatcatcacagaataaatgaggttgacatatcttacttagaaataattttccctcatccattgcatctctaatgtccttctgtgccttttgTAGATCAGACCAGAGCTttgttaactttttcaccaaggaagtgtccagagccttttgatgctccttcttggcatttgcttctgcaatcTCTTCCAGGCTTttcacctggtcttctacaactatgcataggagctttaattgtgcaagagaggaatcggtactggggaggttggtatcgggtattaaaccgataagagtgtccaccgcaacttggatcacatcttgctctttcttcctccttattaATTCCAAGTGTTCTTGGGCAACcttaatgctttgcagcaactttgattcatttgcagactggaggtcagtgggactggtaatgttagccggtttggcttgactaccagttgcctttggggtctccatctgagtgctctgtgccactccctctttctctttagct contains these protein-coding regions:
- the LOC131071648 gene encoding transcription factor MYB14-like encodes the protein MGRAPCCDKIGLKKGPWSPEEDQILIDFICINGHGNWRALPKKAGLLRCGKSCRLRWINYLRPDIKRGNFSSEEEETIIKLHQLLGNRWSAIASRLPGRTDNEIKNLWNTHLKKQLSLDYSECGDKIPSMEKGNLGLIQEKASVESTSRISNSSDTSYDSYNLSSGILPSINRLESEVIINGSSSSSLDWLESSFINSFDEPLGYNQHEPPDIEDDTFIIEKQDYGAEISTYEVMLEHSSNGKAHYFTSDCAEDDFLSSMDGADTILYLPEYVELQTNNDDSDGFGYWLNVLKQTGPSPTLL